A region of Hippoglossus stenolepis isolate QCI-W04-F060 chromosome 7, HSTE1.2, whole genome shotgun sequence DNA encodes the following proteins:
- the zbtb3 gene encoding zinc finger and BTB domain-containing protein 3 isoform X2, whose protein sequence is MEFPQHSQQLLTALRSQRQRGFLCDCTVLVGSSCFMAHRAVLASCSPFFHMFYSDSLGSNGENKSTSSVTLDADIVTAAAFGLLLDFVYEGVLPLEESPPVEDILAAASFLHMNEMVRVCKRRLQRRGPLAEADSTRSEESAGVRKAIEMGRDSDGGGAQPVVAMAGDRLNSVAMAVRLSPVAVRRQLESVKSERRTSGGSLEARIHTLLSPDLADTTQPGMDAPPLPPGREFVQGLITGQSVPAASGGHTRMGVGGQGEGSALSSPCSTTEMYSNQQPSSSSSSSLIPVSVAGGRSGVALSESSLSPSLHQDVPRLPRDNDVRKRLETDHRGTSDGGQQMVMLIHASAPISHSQSNPTQSPIQRAPPQIRIQNTLSLQSQSSDFHIHCQTQNLGGPEGDTGASPTTRNVGRVRTDSSNDKNVIVKVEAIVISDEELEEENREREPVMELDNDFEDDIQEEELNSPQFLHSHPQALLQMTSHSNDYSFPLSPSSSSSGAGPSSQETSSFAASLITPSTAQQHLETPTYYQDSMGNFMEDVPTCGVCGKTFSCTYTLRRHAIVHTRERPYECRYCYRSYTQSGDLYRHIRKAHDQTLPAKRSKADMEPSLPPQPPPDLS, encoded by the exons ATGGAGTTCCCCCAGCATTCCCAGCAGCTCCTGACCGCGCTGCGTTCCCAGCGTCAGCGAGGCTTCCTCTGTGACTGCACTGTCCTGGTGGGATCGTCCTGTTTCATGGCTCATCGTGCTGTCTTGGCCTCCTGCTCGCCTTTCTTTCACATGTTTTACTCAGATTCCCTAGGGAGCAATGGTGAAAACAAATCTACCAGCTCTGTCACACTCGACGCAGACATTGTAACGGCTGCTGCCTTTGGCTTGCTCTTGGACTTTGTTTATGAAGGTGTGCTGCCGCTGGAGGAGTCCCCACCAGTGGAGGACATATTGGCGGCTGCGAGCTTTCTGCACATGAATGAGATGGTGAGAGTGTGCAAAAGACGACTGCAGAGACGAGGGCCTCTGGCTGAGGCAGACAGCACTCGCTCCGAGGAGAGTGCCGGTGTGAGGAAGGCAATAGAGATGGGAAGAGACAGTGATGGTGGTGGAGCTCAGCCTGTTGTGGCCATGGCAGGAGATCGCTTGAATTCAGTTGCAATGGCAGTGCGACTCTCACCAGTGGCGGTGAGGAGGCAGTTGGAGTCTGTCAAGTCTGAGAGGAGGACTAGTGGGGGGTCATTAGAGGCACGGATTCACACTCTTCTGAGCCCTGATCTTGCTGATACCACTCAGCCAGGTATGGATGCCCCTCCTTTGCCCCCAGGCAGAGAGTTTGTGCAGGGCCTCATCACTGGTCAATCTGTCCCCGCCGCCTCTGGAGGTCACACGAGGATGGGAGTTGGAGGTCAGGGGGAGGGGTCGGCACTCAGCAGCCCCTGCAGCACCACAGAGATGTACAG CAACCAGCAGCcctcttcctcgtcttcctcctccctgaTCCCTGTGAGTGTGGCTGGTGGGCGGTCAGGGGTTGCTCTGTCAGAGTCCAGTCTCTCTCCAAGCCTTCATCAGGACGTACCACGATTACCCCGTGACAATGATGTTCGGAAACGCTTAGAGACTGACCACAGAGGTACATCAGACGGAGGACAACAGATGGTCATGTTAATCCACGCGTCAGCACCCATCTCACACTCACAATCCAATCCGACACAATCACCAATCCAGCGTGCGCCTCCCCAAATCCGAATCCAGAACACTTTGTCACTCCAAAGCCAAAGCTCCGACTTTCACATTCACTGTCAGACACAAAACCTTGGGGGACCTGAGGGGGATACCGGAGCTTCACCCACCACAAGAAATGTGGGCAGAGTGCGTACAGACAGCAGTAATGACAAGAATGTGATAGTCAAAGTGGAGGCCATAGTTATATCTgatgaagagctggaggaggagaacagagagagagaaccagtGATGGAACTGGACAATGATTTTGAAGACGACATCCAGGAAGAGGAGCTGAACAGTCCTCAGTTTCTCCACTCCCACCCGCAGGCCCTACTACAGATGACGTCCCATTCAAATGACTactccttccccctctctccctcctcttcctcttctggtgCCGGCCCTTCCTCCCAGGAAACCTCCTCTTTTGCTGCCTCCCTCATTACTCCGTCCACAGCTCAGCAGCATTTAGAGACTCCAACGTACTACCAGGACTCTATGGGTAACTTCATGGAGGACGTCCCCACTTGTGGCGTCTGTGGAAAGACATTCTCATGCACGTACACACTAAGGCGCCACGCCATAGTGCACACACGCGAGCGCCCTTACGAGTGCCGCTACTGCTATCGGAGCTACACACAGTCCGGCGACCTGTACAGACACATTCGCAAAGCTCATGACCAAACGCTGCCGGCCAAACGCAGCAAGGCAGACATGGAGCCCTCCCTGCCCCCACAACCACCACCGGATCTCAGTTAA
- the zbtb3 gene encoding zinc finger and BTB domain-containing protein 3 isoform X1 — translation MEFPQHSQQLLTALRSQRQRGFLCDCTVLVGSSCFMAHRAVLASCSPFFHMFYSDSLGSNGENKSTSSVTLDADIVTAAAFGLLLDFVYEGVLPLEESPPVEDILAAASFLHMNEMVRVCKRRLQRRGPLAEADSTRSEESAGVRKAIEMGRDSDGGGAQPVVAMAGDRLNSVAMAVRLSPVAVRRQLESVKSERRTSGGSLEARIHTLLSPDLADTTQPGMDAPPLPPGREFVQGLITGQSVPAASGGHTRMGVGGQGEGSALSSPCSTTEMYSSNQQPSSSSSSSLIPVSVAGGRSGVALSESSLSPSLHQDVPRLPRDNDVRKRLETDHRGTSDGGQQMVMLIHASAPISHSQSNPTQSPIQRAPPQIRIQNTLSLQSQSSDFHIHCQTQNLGGPEGDTGASPTTRNVGRVRTDSSNDKNVIVKVEAIVISDEELEEENREREPVMELDNDFEDDIQEEELNSPQFLHSHPQALLQMTSHSNDYSFPLSPSSSSSGAGPSSQETSSFAASLITPSTAQQHLETPTYYQDSMGNFMEDVPTCGVCGKTFSCTYTLRRHAIVHTRERPYECRYCYRSYTQSGDLYRHIRKAHDQTLPAKRSKADMEPSLPPQPPPDLS, via the exons ATGGAGTTCCCCCAGCATTCCCAGCAGCTCCTGACCGCGCTGCGTTCCCAGCGTCAGCGAGGCTTCCTCTGTGACTGCACTGTCCTGGTGGGATCGTCCTGTTTCATGGCTCATCGTGCTGTCTTGGCCTCCTGCTCGCCTTTCTTTCACATGTTTTACTCAGATTCCCTAGGGAGCAATGGTGAAAACAAATCTACCAGCTCTGTCACACTCGACGCAGACATTGTAACGGCTGCTGCCTTTGGCTTGCTCTTGGACTTTGTTTATGAAGGTGTGCTGCCGCTGGAGGAGTCCCCACCAGTGGAGGACATATTGGCGGCTGCGAGCTTTCTGCACATGAATGAGATGGTGAGAGTGTGCAAAAGACGACTGCAGAGACGAGGGCCTCTGGCTGAGGCAGACAGCACTCGCTCCGAGGAGAGTGCCGGTGTGAGGAAGGCAATAGAGATGGGAAGAGACAGTGATGGTGGTGGAGCTCAGCCTGTTGTGGCCATGGCAGGAGATCGCTTGAATTCAGTTGCAATGGCAGTGCGACTCTCACCAGTGGCGGTGAGGAGGCAGTTGGAGTCTGTCAAGTCTGAGAGGAGGACTAGTGGGGGGTCATTAGAGGCACGGATTCACACTCTTCTGAGCCCTGATCTTGCTGATACCACTCAGCCAGGTATGGATGCCCCTCCTTTGCCCCCAGGCAGAGAGTTTGTGCAGGGCCTCATCACTGGTCAATCTGTCCCCGCCGCCTCTGGAGGTCACACGAGGATGGGAGTTGGAGGTCAGGGGGAGGGGTCGGCACTCAGCAGCCCCTGCAGCACCACAGAGATGTACAG CAGCAACCAGCAGCcctcttcctcgtcttcctcctccctgaTCCCTGTGAGTGTGGCTGGTGGGCGGTCAGGGGTTGCTCTGTCAGAGTCCAGTCTCTCTCCAAGCCTTCATCAGGACGTACCACGATTACCCCGTGACAATGATGTTCGGAAACGCTTAGAGACTGACCACAGAGGTACATCAGACGGAGGACAACAGATGGTCATGTTAATCCACGCGTCAGCACCCATCTCACACTCACAATCCAATCCGACACAATCACCAATCCAGCGTGCGCCTCCCCAAATCCGAATCCAGAACACTTTGTCACTCCAAAGCCAAAGCTCCGACTTTCACATTCACTGTCAGACACAAAACCTTGGGGGACCTGAGGGGGATACCGGAGCTTCACCCACCACAAGAAATGTGGGCAGAGTGCGTACAGACAGCAGTAATGACAAGAATGTGATAGTCAAAGTGGAGGCCATAGTTATATCTgatgaagagctggaggaggagaacagagagagagaaccagtGATGGAACTGGACAATGATTTTGAAGACGACATCCAGGAAGAGGAGCTGAACAGTCCTCAGTTTCTCCACTCCCACCCGCAGGCCCTACTACAGATGACGTCCCATTCAAATGACTactccttccccctctctccctcctcttcctcttctggtgCCGGCCCTTCCTCCCAGGAAACCTCCTCTTTTGCTGCCTCCCTCATTACTCCGTCCACAGCTCAGCAGCATTTAGAGACTCCAACGTACTACCAGGACTCTATGGGTAACTTCATGGAGGACGTCCCCACTTGTGGCGTCTGTGGAAAGACATTCTCATGCACGTACACACTAAGGCGCCACGCCATAGTGCACACACGCGAGCGCCCTTACGAGTGCCGCTACTGCTATCGGAGCTACACACAGTCCGGCGACCTGTACAGACACATTCGCAAAGCTCATGACCAAACGCTGCCGGCCAAACGCAGCAAGGCAGACATGGAGCCCTCCCTGCCCCCACAACCACCACCGGATCTCAGTTAA